ATAAATCGCGATATTGCTGAATTCGACGGGGAAGAATTCACGGTTTCTGAAATTACCATTGCCACATACATAAGAATCCTCGAGAGGCTTTTCGTGATCGAAAAACTGGATGCGTGGAGTCATGGTTTTCGGTCGTCCTCACGTATTCGAGTAGGTGCGAAGTTGCGGTTTGTCGATCCGTCGCTCGCATTGGCTGCTCTCAGAATGACTCCGGACGCACTCATGTCAGACTTGAATACTCTTGGGTTTATGTTCGAATCTCTTTGCGCACGGGATCTGTCGGTTTATACGGAGGCGCTCGGTCATAATTTGTATCATTATCGTGACAAAAACGGTCTCGAGGCTGATTTCATCATCGAGATGATGGACGGAAATTGGGCTCCGGTCGAGGTGAAACTCGGGGCGAATGGTGTAGATGAGGCGGTTAAAAGTCTTATGAAAGTTCGGGAAAAAATGATGGCCGGTGGCGCGAAAGAACCGGTCTGCATGATTGTTCTTTGTGGACTGTCAAACTTCGGTTATACGACTCCTGAAGGAGTTTGTGTCGTTCCGATTACCTGTTTGGGCGTTTAGATTGCCGTCAGAGGTTTAGCAAATGCTCGGTAGTGTGGGGCGGGACAGGTGCACGCGCGCAGTTCCGCAGACGCAATAAAATCTACAAAGCTCCCCGGTATGGTGTGAACCCCGTTTGTTGGACGGGATAAATAAATCCTCAAGCGGCGTTTTGGGACTGAGTCCGGTAATCCACCGGGCTCAGTCCTTTTAGTTTAAGCTGAATCCTTTCTGTGTTGTACCACTTGATATAGTCATGAA
The sequence above is a segment of the Coriobacteriia bacterium genome. Coding sequences within it:
- a CDS encoding IS3 family transposase; the protein is HDYIKWYNTERIQLKLKGLSPVDYRTQSQNAA